The Saccharopolyspora gloriosae genome window below encodes:
- a CDS encoding helix-turn-helix transcriptional regulator: MPRPTARVLALLELLQSGGTRTVGELADRLGVDERTVRRYVEHLLDLDVPVESVRGRYGGYRLAAGYRMPPLMLGDDEALAVLLGLVAGRRAGLTTAAGAASETAAAKIRRVLPERLGRRLDAVLGSLSFTAAAGARAVPETGVLLPIADAVTHHRPVAIRYTAADGRRSERTLHPHGLVAHSGRWYVSGTDPEIGEQRTFRLDRIADARTLPGSFERPAEVDPAQRVLAGIATAPYRYEVVLRVQGTAEQVRARLPAGLAVVAEESAGWCRVELRAQRLDWVPGVLAALDLPFAVERPDELRELVVAFADRLARSARRRPRSADAELDD; the protein is encoded by the coding sequence ATGCCCCGCCCCACCGCCCGCGTGCTGGCCCTGCTGGAACTCCTGCAGTCGGGAGGGACCCGCACGGTGGGCGAACTCGCCGACCGGCTCGGCGTGGACGAGCGCACGGTGCGGCGCTACGTCGAGCACCTGCTCGACCTCGACGTGCCCGTCGAGTCGGTGCGCGGTCGATACGGCGGATATCGGCTGGCCGCCGGTTACCGGATGCCGCCGTTGATGCTCGGCGATGACGAGGCGCTCGCGGTGCTGCTCGGCCTGGTCGCGGGACGCCGCGCCGGGTTGACGACGGCCGCGGGCGCGGCGAGCGAGACGGCGGCGGCGAAGATCCGGCGGGTGCTGCCGGAACGGCTCGGCCGCAGGCTCGACGCCGTGCTCGGGTCCCTGTCGTTCACCGCGGCGGCCGGTGCGCGGGCCGTCCCGGAGACCGGGGTGCTGCTGCCGATCGCCGACGCCGTCACCCACCACCGGCCGGTCGCGATCCGCTACACCGCCGCCGACGGCCGCCGCAGCGAACGCACCCTGCATCCCCACGGGCTGGTCGCCCACTCCGGCCGGTGGTACGTGTCCGGGACCGACCCCGAGATCGGCGAGCAGCGGACTTTCCGGCTGGATCGGATCGCCGACGCGCGGACCCTGCCGGGCTCGTTCGAGCGGCCCGCGGAGGTCGACCCCGCGCAGCGGGTCTTGGCGGGCATCGCCACCGCCCCCTACCGGTACGAGGTGGTGCTGCGGGTCCAGGGGACCGCCGAGCAGGTGCGCGCGCGGCTACCCGCCGGCCTCGCGGTCGTGGCGGAGGAGTCGGCGGGCTGGTGCCGCGTGGAGCTGCGGGCGCAGCGGCTCGACTGGGTGCCCGGGGTGCTCGCGGCGCTGGACCTGCCGTTCGCCGTCGAACGGCCGGACGAGCTGCGCGAGCTCGTCGTGGCGTTCGCCGACCGGCTCGCGCGCTCGGCCCGGCGACGCCCGCGCAGCGCGGACGCGGAGCTCGACGACTAG
- a CDS encoding VOC family protein, whose protein sequence is MDFVSIRIITADVNRLVDFYERATAVRADRAGDDFAELRTTSATLAIASTRTVALFGPGSADPASNRSVIVEFRVDDVDEVHRNLTGVVDEFVTEPTTMPWGNRSLLLRDPDGNLVNFFTPVTPAAIAKFAR, encoded by the coding sequence GTGGACTTCGTCTCGATCCGCATCATCACCGCCGACGTCAACCGGCTCGTCGACTTCTACGAGCGCGCCACCGCCGTGCGCGCGGACCGGGCCGGTGATGACTTCGCCGAGCTCCGGACCACCTCGGCCACCCTCGCGATCGCGAGCACCCGCACCGTCGCGCTGTTCGGCCCCGGCTCGGCCGACCCCGCGAGCAACCGCAGCGTCATCGTCGAGTTCCGCGTCGACGACGTCGACGAGGTGCACCGGAACCTGACCGGCGTCGTGGACGAGTTCGTCACCGAACCCACCACGATGCCGTGGGGCAACCGCTCGCTGCTGCTGCGCGACCCCGACGGCAACCTCGTCAACTTCTTCACGCCCGTCACCCCGGCGGCCATCGCGAAGTTCGCCCGCTGA
- a CDS encoding TetR/AcrR family transcriptional regulator produces the protein MAGEAPTPPRLRADARRNSEQIRRAAIDAFRGRGLTVRLEEVAEAAGVSKATIFNRFGGRIGLVEAVIEEVVADELHAIIDRTRGIDDVAQRIEHYFTALRDLQYRQPAANDVMLQVFPHSQHLMGICRAAGEINDELIAAGRDSGALRPEFTADDLQALFHDNALALKHGPLPRRPDYDRRTRYLLDGIRGRPGR, from the coding sequence ATGGCAGGCGAAGCACCCACGCCGCCTCGGCTTCGCGCCGATGCCCGGCGCAACTCCGAGCAGATCCGCCGCGCCGCGATCGACGCCTTCCGCGGCCGGGGGCTGACCGTGCGGCTCGAAGAGGTCGCCGAAGCCGCGGGCGTGAGCAAGGCGACGATCTTCAACCGGTTCGGCGGCCGGATCGGCCTCGTCGAAGCCGTCATCGAAGAGGTCGTCGCCGACGAGCTGCACGCGATCATCGACCGCACCCGCGGCATCGACGACGTCGCGCAGCGGATCGAGCACTACTTCACCGCGCTGCGCGACCTGCAGTACCGCCAGCCCGCCGCCAACGACGTCATGCTGCAGGTCTTCCCGCACTCGCAGCACCTCATGGGGATCTGCCGGGCGGCAGGCGAGATCAACGACGAGCTGATCGCGGCGGGCCGGGACTCCGGCGCGCTGCGGCCGGAGTTCACGGCCGACGACCTGCAGGCGCTGTTCCACGACAACGCGCTCGCCCTCAAGCACGGGCCCCTGCCGCGCCGCCCCGACTACGACCGCCGCACCCGGTACCTGCTCGACGGCATCCGCGGGCGGCCCGGCCGATGA
- a CDS encoding NmrA family NAD(P)-binding protein has translation MIVVTGATGTLNGATVEHLLRRVPADQIGVSARDVTKARHFADRGVRVRQGSYDDPVALRDSFAGAEQVLLVSSSDLAADVVGQHRTAIDAAVAAGARRILYTSQRGAVGSPYLPAAVHAATEASLAESGVAWTALRCGFFGDFGALLGPWRQTGVIAQPADGPLPWTDRGDLGEAAAAILAGERTFDGPVALSAPAVTLDDFAGIASELTGRTVERVVVDDERWTAEQIADGTPEFAARMQLALFQAAREGHFAGSAPVLGELLGRAPRTAAEQLAEHITI, from the coding sequence ATGATCGTCGTCACCGGCGCCACCGGCACCCTCAACGGAGCGACCGTCGAACACCTCCTGCGGCGGGTCCCGGCCGACCAGATCGGCGTCAGCGCGCGCGACGTCACCAAGGCGCGGCACTTCGCCGACCGCGGCGTGCGCGTGCGACAGGGCTCCTACGACGACCCGGTCGCGCTGCGCGACTCCTTCGCCGGCGCCGAGCAGGTGCTCCTGGTCAGCTCCAGCGACCTGGCGGCCGACGTGGTCGGCCAGCACCGCACCGCGATCGACGCCGCGGTCGCCGCCGGTGCCCGGCGGATCCTCTACACCAGCCAGCGAGGGGCAGTCGGCAGCCCTTACCTGCCTGCCGCCGTCCACGCCGCCACCGAAGCGAGCCTCGCCGAGTCCGGAGTCGCCTGGACCGCGCTGCGCTGCGGCTTCTTCGGCGACTTCGGGGCGCTGCTCGGCCCCTGGCGGCAGACCGGCGTGATCGCCCAACCGGCCGACGGCCCCCTCCCGTGGACCGATCGCGGAGACCTGGGCGAGGCCGCGGCGGCCATCCTGGCGGGCGAGCGCACGTTCGACGGCCCGGTCGCGCTGTCGGCCCCGGCCGTCACCCTCGACGACTTCGCCGGGATCGCCTCCGAACTCACCGGGCGCACCGTCGAACGCGTCGTCGTCGACGACGAGCGGTGGACCGCGGAGCAGATCGCCGACGGCACTCCGGAGTTCGCAGCCCGGATGCAGCTCGCCCTGTTCCAAGCCGCCCGCGAAGGTCATTTCGCGGGAAGCGCTCCAGTGCTCGGCGAGTTGCTCGGTCGCGCGCCACGGACCGCCGCCGAACAACTCGCCGAGCACATCACGATCTGA
- a CDS encoding epoxide hydrolase has protein sequence MEINSSYSAEDHAMTPHATAIHVPDDVLDDLRARLGATRSPLDEGNADWSYGVPAGYLRDLVEYWRDGYDWRTAEAAINAYEHYEATVSGVPVHFMRKPGRGPAPIPLILTHGWPWTFWHWSKVIDPLADPAASGGDPADAFDVIVPSLPGFGFPGPLTGFPDVNFWKVADLWHVLMTETLGYERYAAGGCDIGGIISSQLGHKYADELYGIHIGSGLPLDFFTGPRAWDFARNRPLSDEQPADVRARLVELDRRSASHLAVHMLDGATLAHGLSDSPAGLLAWLLERWNSWSDNGGDVESVFSKDDLLTHATIYWVNNSIATSMRYYANANRHPWAPAHDRSPVVQAPVGLTFVTYENPPGIRTAAERVRAFENSPQAAWFNHVNVTAHERGGHFIPWENPKAWVEDLRRTFRSRRP, from the coding sequence GTGGAGATCAACTCGTCCTACTCCGCTGAGGACCACGCCATGACGCCGCATGCCACCGCGATCCACGTTCCCGACGACGTCCTCGACGACCTGCGCGCCCGCCTCGGCGCGACCCGGTCACCGCTGGACGAGGGCAACGCGGACTGGTCCTACGGCGTCCCGGCCGGCTACCTGCGGGACCTGGTGGAGTACTGGCGCGACGGCTACGACTGGCGCACCGCCGAAGCCGCGATCAACGCCTACGAGCACTACGAGGCGACCGTCTCGGGCGTGCCCGTGCACTTCATGCGCAAACCCGGGCGCGGACCCGCCCCGATCCCGCTGATCCTCACTCACGGCTGGCCGTGGACGTTCTGGCACTGGTCGAAGGTGATCGACCCGCTCGCCGACCCGGCCGCGTCCGGCGGTGATCCCGCCGATGCCTTCGACGTCATCGTGCCCTCGCTTCCCGGGTTTGGTTTCCCCGGCCCGCTGACCGGTTTCCCGGACGTCAACTTCTGGAAGGTCGCCGACCTCTGGCACGTGCTGATGACCGAGACCCTGGGCTACGAGCGCTACGCCGCCGGGGGCTGCGACATCGGCGGGATCATCTCCAGCCAGCTCGGACACAAGTACGCCGACGAGCTCTACGGCATCCACATCGGTTCCGGGCTGCCGCTGGACTTCTTCACCGGCCCCCGGGCGTGGGACTTCGCCCGCAACCGGCCGCTGTCCGACGAGCAGCCCGCCGACGTCCGCGCCCGCCTCGTCGAACTGGACCGCCGCTCGGCGTCGCACCTGGCCGTGCACATGCTCGACGGCGCCACCCTCGCCCACGGACTCAGCGACTCCCCCGCCGGATTGCTCGCATGGCTGCTGGAGCGCTGGAACTCCTGGAGCGACAACGGCGGCGACGTCGAGTCCGTGTTCAGCAAGGACGACCTGCTCACCCACGCCACGATCTACTGGGTGAACAACTCCATCGCCACCTCGATGCGCTACTACGCCAACGCCAACCGCCACCCCTGGGCTCCCGCGCACGACCGCAGCCCGGTCGTGCAGGCACCGGTCGGCCTCACCTTCGTCACCTACGAGAACCCGCCCGGCATCCGCACCGCGGCCGAGCGGGTCCGGGCGTTCGAGAACAGCCCGCAGGCCGCCTGGTTCAACCACGTCAACGTCACCGCCCACGAGCGCGGCGGTCACTTCATCCCCTGGGAGAACCCCAAGGCCTGGGTGGAAGACCTGCGCCGCACCTTCCGCAGCCGCAGGCCTTGA
- the rox gene encoding rifampin monooxygenase — translation MHDVIVVGGGPTGLMLAGELRLHGVDVAVLEREAAPVEQVRALGLHVRSIEVLDQRGLLERFLDVGDKVVAGGFFAGISERWPQHLDTAHSYVLAIPQRSTERLLTEHATGLGARIRRGAELVALEQDEHGVSAELADGTRLRSRFLVGCDGGRSTVRGLLGVGFPGEPARNETLLGEVEVTASPEEMAAVIAEVRKTHLRFGTMPLGDGRYRFIVPAEGVSEDRALPPTLDELKRRTRAFAGTDFGAHSPRSLSRFGDATRLAERYRSGRVFLAGDAAHVHPPTGGQGLNLGVQDAFNLGWKLAAEVAGWAPEGLLDTYHAERHPVAASVLDNTRAQMELLSAEPGARAVRGLLAELMTFEEVNRYLIEKITAIGVRYDFGDGHELLGRRLRDVELKRGRLYELMRAGRGVLLDQTGRLSARGWADRVDHVVDVSEELDVPAVLLRPDGHVAWTGADQGSLRGELARWFGDAA, via the coding sequence ATGCACGACGTGATCGTGGTGGGCGGCGGGCCCACCGGTCTGATGCTGGCCGGTGAGTTGCGGCTGCACGGCGTGGACGTGGCCGTGCTGGAGCGGGAAGCGGCGCCGGTCGAGCAGGTCCGGGCGCTGGGCCTGCACGTGCGCAGCATCGAGGTGCTGGATCAGCGCGGTCTGCTGGAGCGGTTCCTGGACGTCGGCGACAAGGTGGTGGCGGGCGGTTTCTTCGCGGGGATCAGCGAGAGGTGGCCGCAGCACCTCGACACCGCGCACTCCTACGTACTGGCCATCCCGCAGCGCAGCACCGAACGCCTGCTGACCGAGCACGCCACCGGCCTCGGCGCGCGGATCCGGCGCGGCGCCGAACTGGTCGCGCTGGAGCAGGACGAGCACGGCGTCAGCGCCGAACTGGCCGACGGCACCAGGCTGCGGTCGCGGTTCCTGGTGGGGTGCGACGGCGGGCGCAGCACGGTGCGCGGACTGCTGGGCGTCGGCTTCCCCGGCGAGCCCGCCAGGAACGAGACGCTGCTGGGCGAGGTGGAGGTGACCGCGTCGCCGGAGGAGATGGCGGCGGTGATCGCCGAGGTCCGCAAGACGCACCTGCGATTCGGCACCATGCCGCTCGGGGACGGCAGGTACCGGTTCATCGTGCCCGCCGAGGGAGTGTCCGAGGACCGCGCGCTGCCGCCGACGCTCGACGAGCTCAAGCGGCGGACGCGGGCGTTCGCCGGGACCGACTTCGGCGCGCACTCCCCGCGTTCGCTGTCGCGCTTCGGCGACGCGACCCGGTTGGCGGAGCGCTACCGGTCGGGCCGCGTGTTCCTGGCGGGCGACGCGGCGCACGTGCACCCGCCGACCGGTGGGCAGGGCTTGAACCTCGGGGTGCAGGACGCGTTCAACCTCGGCTGGAAGCTGGCCGCCGAGGTCGCGGGCTGGGCACCGGAGGGCCTGCTCGACACCTACCACGCGGAGCGGCATCCGGTGGCGGCGTCGGTGCTGGACAACACCCGCGCGCAGATGGAGCTGCTGTCGGCCGAGCCGGGTGCGCGCGCCGTGCGGGGGCTGTTGGCGGAACTGATGACGTTCGAGGAGGTCAACCGGTACCTGATCGAGAAGATCACCGCGATCGGTGTCCGCTACGACTTCGGCGACGGCCACGAACTGCTCGGGCGGCGGCTGCGGGACGTCGAGCTCAAGCGGGGGCGACTGTACGAGCTGATGCGCGCCGGGCGCGGAGTGCTGCTCGACCAGACCGGGCGGCTCAGCGCGCGGGGCTGGGCCGATCGGGTCGATCACGTCGTCGACGTCAGCGAGGAGCTCGACGTGCCCGCGGTGCTGCTGCGCCCCGACGGGCACGTGGCGTGGACCGGTGCCGATCAAGGTTCGCTGCGCGGTGAGCTCGCGCGGTGGTTCGGCGACGCCGCCTGA
- a CDS encoding alcohol dehydrogenase catalytic domain-containing protein, whose product MRATLMYGAGDVRVENVPDSVLKHPTDALVRVTASCICGSDLHPYHSMQAADGPVRMGHELIGVVADVGSEVTTLSRGDLVVAPFAISDNTCEFCRENLHTSCSHPEANFWDGMPEEGGQSEAVRVPLADGTLVKLPVAPDSALVPSLLTLADVYGTGYHAAKMGGVTRGSRVTVIGDGAVGLLSVLSAQRLGAEQIVLMGRHRDRTDLGREFGATDVVAERGDEGVERVRELTGGHGSHVVLEAVGHMPAYQQALGVVRPGGVISRVGVPQYEEAPVGFASLFGRNIRLAGGPAPVRAYVEELMPAILDGTIEPGKVFDATTGLDGVPDGYRDMDRRTSLKVLVEP is encoded by the coding sequence ATGCGCGCAACGCTCATGTACGGCGCCGGCGACGTCCGGGTCGAGAACGTCCCGGACTCCGTGCTCAAGCACCCGACCGACGCGCTGGTGCGCGTCACCGCTTCCTGCATCTGCGGCAGCGACCTGCACCCGTACCACTCGATGCAGGCGGCCGACGGTCCCGTGCGGATGGGACACGAGCTGATCGGCGTCGTGGCGGACGTCGGCTCGGAGGTCACCACGCTGTCCCGGGGCGACCTGGTCGTGGCGCCGTTCGCGATCTCCGACAACACCTGCGAGTTCTGCCGCGAGAACCTGCACACGTCCTGCTCGCACCCGGAGGCGAACTTCTGGGACGGCATGCCCGAGGAGGGCGGCCAGTCCGAAGCGGTGCGCGTGCCGCTGGCCGACGGCACCTTGGTGAAGCTGCCCGTCGCGCCCGATTCGGCGCTCGTGCCGTCGCTGCTGACCCTCGCCGACGTGTACGGCACCGGCTACCACGCCGCGAAGATGGGCGGCGTGACCCGGGGCAGCCGGGTGACCGTGATCGGTGACGGCGCCGTGGGCCTGCTGTCGGTCCTCTCGGCGCAGCGCCTCGGCGCCGAGCAGATCGTGCTCATGGGCCGCCACCGCGACCGCACCGACCTGGGCCGCGAGTTCGGCGCCACCGACGTCGTCGCCGAACGCGGCGACGAGGGCGTCGAGCGGGTCCGCGAGCTCACCGGCGGGCACGGCTCGCACGTGGTGCTCGAAGCCGTCGGGCACATGCCCGCCTACCAGCAGGCCCTCGGCGTCGTGCGCCCCGGCGGCGTGATCAGCCGCGTCGGCGTCCCGCAGTACGAGGAAGCGCCCGTCGGGTTCGCCAGCCTGTTCGGCCGCAACATCCGGTTGGCCGGTGGCCCCGCTCCGGTGCGCGCCTACGTCGAGGAGCTGATGCCCGCCATCCTCGACGGCACGATCGAACCGGGGAAGGTCTTCGACGCCACCACCGGCCTCGACGGCGTCCCCGACGGGTACCGGGACATGGACCGCCGCACGAGCCTCAAGGTCCTCGTCGAGCCGTGA
- a CDS encoding TSUP family transporter: MTGLGVPVLVLLGLFGLIGGIGITAVGPGGVLPTIGLFALTDLSPAQVAGTAIVTHVATGALGTIAYTRSGQLREPETRRTALILAATAVLGTPIGVLLNTLVSQRAFGIVLAVLVTLVACLVWYRERGEPEETRAHPPGARVVVLGLAVAVVSGIVGIGGPMLTVPLLVALRVPVLEALAAAQAQSVVIAGVGTLGYLAHGAIDWPLAALVGIPELAGVLLGWKIAHALPTRSLKFALIITLFALAPYLALHG; encoded by the coding sequence GTGACGGGCCTCGGCGTTCCCGTGCTGGTCCTGCTGGGACTGTTCGGGCTCATCGGAGGAATCGGCATCACCGCCGTAGGACCGGGCGGCGTGCTGCCCACGATCGGCCTGTTCGCGCTGACCGACCTCTCACCCGCGCAAGTCGCGGGCACGGCCATCGTCACCCACGTCGCGACCGGCGCCCTCGGCACGATCGCCTACACCCGGTCCGGTCAGCTGCGCGAACCCGAAACCCGCCGCACCGCGCTGATCCTGGCCGCCACCGCCGTGCTCGGCACGCCGATCGGGGTGCTGCTCAACACCCTCGTGTCGCAGCGCGCCTTCGGCATCGTGCTCGCCGTGCTCGTGACCCTGGTGGCCTGCCTGGTGTGGTACCGCGAACGCGGCGAGCCGGAGGAGACGCGGGCGCACCCACCGGGGGCGCGCGTGGTGGTGCTCGGGCTGGCGGTGGCCGTCGTCTCCGGCATCGTCGGCATCGGCGGGCCGATGCTCACCGTGCCGCTGCTGGTGGCGCTGCGCGTGCCGGTGCTCGAAGCTCTCGCCGCCGCCCAAGCGCAGTCGGTCGTCATCGCCGGCGTCGGCACGCTGGGCTACCTCGCGCACGGCGCCATCGACTGGCCGCTGGCCGCGCTCGTCGGCATCCCCGAACTGGCCGGTGTGCTGCTGGGCTGGAAGATCGCCCACGCCCTGCCCACCCGCAGCCTCAAGTTCGCGCTGATCATCACCCTGTTCGCGCTGGCGCCCTACTTGGCGCTGCACGGCTGA
- a CDS encoding acyl-CoA dehydrogenase family protein produces the protein MTTDIIGGSVASLLDAARTAAERAAAEAPATERDRRITAASAAAARAAGAFALGVRRSDGGLEAGLTTRVRFLAELGRGCPSTAWVAATTYEAKSLLQIGTTDEAYADAFRDVDAVVCSSARTGTAVREPGGLRVSGRWPYASGCELAEWAMLSVQLPAEGDRPARPGAVFARTRDLTVERDWNMAGLGGTGSHTLVGEDVWIPDSHLLDLARIGASLSNLAIAVGLFAPLWGAARGALDVVTEVVAKRTSPNPGHATMADSPGARRNLAVAAHGIDTAHRRMLGIAEALEAAPPGEALPAEERARLRLDLITAVRECRSALEDLLDLHGSSGLDAANPLQRYWRDFAVGSRHVQFTSHVVEDDFGILLLGLDAAPSGLL, from the coding sequence ATGACAACGGACATCATCGGCGGCTCGGTCGCCTCGCTGCTCGACGCAGCCCGCACCGCGGCCGAGCGAGCAGCGGCCGAAGCCCCGGCCACCGAGCGGGACCGGCGGATCACGGCGGCGAGTGCGGCCGCCGCCCGGGCCGCCGGCGCGTTCGCGCTGGGCGTGCGCCGATCCGACGGCGGCCTCGAAGCCGGTCTCACCACGCGGGTCAGGTTCCTGGCAGAGCTCGGACGGGGCTGCCCGTCGACGGCGTGGGTGGCGGCCACGACCTACGAAGCGAAGAGCCTGCTGCAGATCGGCACCACCGACGAGGCGTACGCGGACGCGTTCCGCGACGTCGACGCCGTGGTGTGCTCATCGGCCCGCACCGGCACCGCCGTCCGCGAGCCCGGCGGGCTGCGCGTCTCCGGCCGGTGGCCGTACGCGTCGGGCTGCGAACTGGCCGAATGGGCGATGCTGTCGGTGCAGCTCCCGGCGGAGGGAGATCGCCCGGCGCGGCCCGGCGCGGTGTTCGCCCGCACCCGCGATCTGACCGTCGAGCGGGACTGGAACATGGCGGGGCTGGGCGGCACCGGCAGCCACACGCTGGTCGGCGAGGACGTGTGGATCCCCGATTCGCACCTGCTGGATCTGGCCCGGATCGGGGCGTCGCTGTCGAACCTGGCGATCGCGGTCGGGCTGTTCGCCCCGCTGTGGGGCGCCGCGCGCGGCGCGCTGGACGTGGTGACCGAGGTCGTCGCCAAGCGCACCTCGCCGAACCCGGGTCATGCGACGATGGCCGATTCGCCCGGTGCCCGCAGGAACCTCGCCGTCGCCGCGCACGGCATCGACACCGCGCACCGGCGGATGCTCGGCATCGCCGAAGCCCTCGAAGCCGCCCCGCCCGGCGAGGCCCTCCCCGCCGAGGAGCGGGCCCGGTTGCGGCTGGATCTGATCACCGCGGTGCGCGAGTGCCGCAGCGCGCTGGAGGATCTGCTGGACCTGCACGGTTCCAGCGGGCTGGACGCCGCGAACCCGTTGCAGCGGTACTGGCGGGACTTCGCGGTCGGGTCGCGGCACGTGCAGTTCACCTCGCACGTCGTCGAGGACGACTTCGGCATCCTGCTGCTCGGCTTGGATGCGGCGCCGTCCGGACTGCTCTGA
- a CDS encoding pyridoxamine 5'-phosphate oxidase family protein, producing the protein MGTTYASLDQRLRTFIAEQPVFFVATAPLSGDGHVNLSPKGRSGTLLVLDEHTVAYLDFGGSHAETIAHLRENSRITLMWCAFTGPPKVLRVHGRGTPVFRDDPRFTELIERFGDADAPALRAIIVVAAERISDSCGFAVPFMDYREERDLHARHFARKSDEEFAAYCEKKEHIATSIDDLPGLPLPLPPRG; encoded by the coding sequence ATGGGAACCACCTACGCGAGCCTCGACCAGCGATTGCGGACGTTCATCGCCGAGCAGCCGGTGTTCTTCGTGGCCACCGCGCCGCTGTCCGGCGACGGCCACGTCAACCTCTCCCCGAAGGGCCGTTCGGGCACGCTGCTGGTCCTCGACGAGCACACCGTGGCCTACCTCGACTTCGGCGGCAGCCACGCCGAGACCATCGCGCACCTGCGGGAGAACTCCCGCATCACGCTCATGTGGTGCGCGTTCACCGGACCGCCGAAGGTGCTGCGCGTGCACGGGCGCGGCACCCCCGTGTTCCGCGACGACCCCCGGTTCACCGAGCTGATCGAGCGGTTCGGCGACGCCGACGCGCCTGCGCTGCGGGCGATCATCGTCGTGGCCGCCGAGCGCATCAGCGACTCCTGCGGATTCGCCGTGCCGTTCATGGACTACCGCGAGGAACGCGACCTGCACGCCCGCCACTTCGCCCGCAAGAGCGACGAGGAGTTCGCGGCCTACTGCGAGAAGAAGGAGCACATCGCGACCAGCATCGACGACCTGCCGGGCCTGCCGCTGCCGTTGCCGCCCCGCGGCTGA
- a CDS encoding tyrosine-type recombinase/integrase, with protein MTEVAVLEEAGKSGRERFAEFLRIYASLNTRVAYATDLGIPLDWVPGYRAPEPGRRRGRARRTEPTGLEWLNWCVRNDFASFADVRVEHVERWLEELARAGYRDATRARMLSAVSAFYQKYLLREGLAAHNPAALVDRSAQHLNRAGGTPSQTAMWSFEACRALLLAAHLLAGESRNGLRDRAMVEVLIGTGVRAEELVGVNLDDYHRPTPGGSAALRVHGKGAKDRRVALAAPVADAVEAYLAVRGETAVPALPGQVGHRAPRPLLITGTGRRVHVSHVQAVLRRLCATFAPAPDAPAPRSRWLRELLAGEQAALIAAHLGPLRDSIHPHSARHSYATHAITRGAEPRQVQHDLGHAALSTTEGYLHDADGLEQSAAHELSPALHRGWLPAR; from the coding sequence ATGACCGAGGTGGCGGTGCTCGAGGAGGCCGGCAAGTCCGGCCGGGAGCGCTTCGCGGAGTTCCTGCGGATCTACGCGTCGCTGAACACCCGCGTCGCCTACGCCACCGATCTCGGCATCCCGCTGGACTGGGTCCCCGGCTACCGGGCGCCGGAACCGGGACGTCGCCGGGGCCGGGCGCGGCGCACCGAACCGACCGGGCTGGAATGGCTCAACTGGTGCGTGCGCAACGACTTCGCCTCGTTCGCCGACGTGCGCGTCGAGCACGTCGAGCGGTGGCTGGAGGAGCTCGCGCGCGCCGGGTACCGGGACGCGACGCGGGCCCGGATGCTCTCGGCGGTCTCGGCGTTCTACCAGAAGTACCTGCTGCGCGAAGGTCTCGCCGCGCACAACCCGGCGGCGCTGGTCGATCGCTCCGCCCAGCACCTCAACCGGGCGGGCGGGACGCCGTCGCAGACGGCGATGTGGTCGTTCGAGGCGTGCCGGGCGCTGCTGCTGGCCGCGCACCTGCTGGCCGGGGAGAGCCGCAACGGGCTGCGCGACCGCGCCATGGTCGAGGTGCTGATCGGTACCGGGGTGCGCGCGGAGGAACTGGTCGGGGTGAACCTCGACGACTACCACCGGCCCACACCGGGTGGTTCCGCCGCGTTGCGGGTGCACGGCAAGGGCGCCAAGGACCGCCGGGTCGCGCTGGCCGCGCCCGTCGCCGACGCCGTCGAGGCGTACCTGGCGGTGCGCGGCGAGACGGCGGTTCCGGCGTTGCCGGGCCAGGTCGGCCACCGCGCGCCCCGGCCGCTGCTGATCACCGGGACCGGGCGGCGGGTGCACGTTTCCCACGTGCAGGCGGTGCTGCGGCGGCTGTGCGCGACGTTCGCGCCCGCACCAGACGCGCCCGCGCCGCGTTCCCGGTGGCTGCGGGAGCTGCTGGCGGGGGAGCAGGCCGCGCTCATCGCCGCTCACCTGGGTCCGCTGCGCGACTCGATCCACCCGCATTCGGCGCGGCACTCCTACGCCACGCACGCGATCACCCGCGGCGCCGAACCGCGCCAGGTGCAGCACGACCTCGGCCACGCCGCGCTGTCGACGACCGAGGGCTACCTGCACGACGCGGACGGCCTGGAGCAGTCGGCGGCCCACGAGCTGTCCCCCGCGCTGCACCGCGGTTGGCTGCCCGCCCGGTGA